Genomic DNA from Peribacillus sp. FSL H8-0477:
GCCAAAGACCGCACTAATGACTGTAATGATAATGGCTTGAAAGGTTTTTTTCTCATCTAGGAATAGACCTAATAATCCTTCGAGACCCCATACGATTAAGGCCATAACCCCAGCAAAGACAAACATTAAAACAGTCCTCTTAATCACCAGTCTATAGCTGTATCCTGTAAAGTATCGAATGAAATACAAATTCATAATACAGGCTGCTAAATAACCAAGTGTGGTTGCATATACGGCACCTTCCGCACCAAACATTTCAATAAAGGGAATATTCACTGATAGTTTAATTAAGAATCCTGTCAGTAAGCTGAGCACGGTGAATTTTTGTTGATTAATTCCCTGTAATACTGCTGCAGATACTGAAAATAGGGCAAATAAAATCGATGTAGGCGCATATGTCGCCAGGATACTTGAACCGAGCGGACTATACGAATAAAAAGCCGTATAAATAGGACTAGCTAAAATGGACATTCCGACTACCGCTGGAATGGTCACAAATAAAAGAATTTGGAACGCTTGATCCAGATGATGACGGAACTCTTTATTATCTCTGCTCACATACGCTTTAGTCACCGATGGCAGCAAGGCCATAGAAAAAGCTGTTGCCAAGGTCATTGGAATGACCACAAGCTTTTGTGCATTAAAGTTAAGTATCCCAAAAGCCTTGTCCGCAATATCACCAAGTCCTGCTGCTACCATCGCTCGGCTAAAGGTTAGAATATCAGCCAGCTGGAAGAGTGACATGGCAATCCCTACAAATATGAATGGAATCGATGATACGAAAATTTCTTTATAAATTTGCGGCAAGGAAATATCCATCGTTCCTTTATCTCTCGACAAAAGGTCTTGTAAATATGGTTTTTGCTTTTTCCAATACCAAAGTAATACAAGTAGACCGCCTATCGCACCAATTGCAGCAGCAAATGTTGCCACGCTAACCGCTGTAACTAGATCGCCGTCCAATACTTTGATAACGACAAATGCACCGGTTAGTAGAAAGACAATCCGGACCAGCTGTTCAACGACCTGTGAGTAGGCTGTCGGCTCCATGAATTGATGGCCTTGAAAATAACCACGGATAATACTCATAAACGGAATGAAAATTAATGCAAAACTGACCGCTCGAATAACCGAGCTGATATCGCTTGCTGAAAAACCTTCCTTATTTCCTTCCGCAATATAGTCTGCAAACAATGGTGCCATTGAATACATGACCAAAAAAGCTAGAAAGCCTGTAACAGCCATCAGCTTCAGACTGGATTTAAATAATTTTTGACTAACTGCATATTCTT
This window encodes:
- a CDS encoding putative polysaccharide biosynthesis protein → MSSKLLKGAFILTLGSVLSKVLGLLYVIPFDALLGEKGAGLYSYAYIPYTIFISLATAGMPLAVSKTVSKYNALEEYAVSQKLFKSSLKLMAVTGFLAFLVMYSMAPLFADYIAEGNKEGFSASDISSVIRAVSFALIFIPFMSIIRGYFQGHQFMEPTAYSQVVEQLVRIVFLLTGAFVVIKVLDGDLVTAVSVATFAAAIGAIGGLLVLLWYWKKQKPYLQDLLSRDKGTMDISLPQIYKEIFVSSIPFIFVGIAMSLFQLADILTFSRAMVAAGLGDIADKAFGILNFNAQKLVVIPMTLATAFSMALLPSVTKAYVSRDNKEFRHHLDQAFQILLFVTIPAVVGMSILASPIYTAFYSYSPLGSSILATYAPTSILFALFSVSAAVLQGINQQKFTVLSLLTGFLIKLSVNIPFIEMFGAEGAVYATTLGYLAACIMNLYFIRYFTGYSYRLVIKRTVLMFVFAGVMALIVWGLEGLLGLFLDEKKTFQAIIITVISAVFGGLVYALLSLKSKLAHRLLGSRIDRLKQKLGL